The region TTTTATAATTGAATAAAGCCAAAACCACAAAACAGGGGTATACGGAGCTTTCACAGATCTTGCAAAGTAAAATAATGGTATAATTACATTCTATGAAAAAAACAATCATCATTCTTATAGTCCTTGCTCTTATCGCGCTGTTCGCATACGTATTCATGATAGGCGGGGATGTGGCAGAAGATTCACAGCTTGATGAAACCCCTTCAGAAAATGTAGAAGACACTGAAGCAGCCGGTACGATCGTATCTGTAGATACTGATCAAGTCGCCGCAGACGGACCGGCGTTCGTAACTGTTCTCCAGGAAGATGAAACAGAGGTTGTCGTAGCCGTTCCTTCCATGGGGATAAACCTTTGTCCTGCTCAAGAAAATATTGCTGATGTGTTCGAGCTTGAAGCTGGAGATGAGGTGGAGGTGCGCGGTCGGGTAGATAGTGGGTTTGAAGGCGCGATAGTGCCGTGTGAATCAGCAGACCACTACCTAAGAATCGTTGAGTAAGGTCGCCCTTTCCTTTTTCTTGGGGTGCGTTATACTCAATAGCACCACATATGACACCTGTAGCACAAGAGGGCGCAAAGGTGGTCTTTGTCTCTACGTATCCACCAACTGAGTGTGGCATAGCCACTTTTACTCAAGACCTCGTTACCACTTTTAACACCTTATACGCGCCGCGCGAGCAGGCGGTGGTGTTGGCTGTTACCTATAAACCCGAAACTGATCATAGTAATACTAAGAGTGTTATTGATCAGATCTATAAAGAAGATGTCGACGCGTACGCACAGGCGGCTCATAAACTCAATACGCTTGATGATGTTAAGTTGGTAAGTGTTCAGCACGAGTTCGGTCTGTATGCCGGAGAGTATGGCAGATCGATCATCGATTTTCTTGAGGTGCTTGAGAAGCCGTCAGTTGTAACATTTCACACGGTCCTTCCCGGTCCTGATAAAGGGCGTAAACAGACGATACGCACGATCGCCCAAGCGACGTGTGGGTTTGTTGTTATGACCGAGACGTCAAAATATATTCTGGTCAATGAGTACGGTATCGATGATACATTCATTTCTATTATCCCGCACGGCATCCACTCGATGCGTTACACCCTGCCAAGTCATGCAAAGTCGTCGGTTGGCTTGGGAGGTGTAAATGTTCTGACTACGTTCGGGCTTTTGTCACGCGGAAAGGGAATTGAGTACGTGATAGAGGCAATGCCGGAAATTGTTAGAAAACATCCGGACGCGATCTATCAAGTGCTTGGAGCAACTCATCCGGAGGTGTTGCGCCAGGAAGGAGAAGTGTACCGACAGTCGCTTGAGAAGCGTGTAGGTGAGCTTGGTCTCAACAAGCATGTGCTTTTTCACAACGCTTACATGAGTAATGATGAGCTCTTGCGCTATCTCAAAGCGACTGATATCTATATTTCAACACCGCTCGATCCGGATCAGGCCGTTTCCGGCACGCTTACGTATGCGATGGGCGCCGGTCGACCGGTTGTTGCTACAAAATTCGCTCAAGCAAAAGAAGATGTCACGCCGGACGTTGGGAGGCTGGTTGATTTTCGAGAGCCTGACGAAATATCTCAAGCGGTGAATGAACTTCTTGACGATTCAGAGTTACGTAGCATTCTTGGCCGCAATGCGTATTTTAAAACCCGGAGTATGACCTGGGAGAATGTGCTTTTGCAGTACCGGCGGTTGTTTGGCGGGTTTGCACCGAATACTTTTCTCGAGGAGCGCAACCTGCCGCGTCCAACGCTGAAGCATTTTCACCGAATGACTGATAAAACGGGAATGTTTCAGTTTGCTGAGCTGGCAGATCCTGATTCGAAGTCAGGGTATACGCTTGATGATAACGCGCGCGCGTTGATCGCCTGCTCCTGGTGGTATCAACGCCGTCGTGATGGCGCACCTCTCTCGCTCGCTACGAGGTATTTAGATCTCATGGCATACATGATGTCCGAAGACGGTACGTTTCATAACTACGTTAATCACGATAAAAGCTTCCACGAGGAGCGTAACCAAAATGAAAATCTTGAGGATGCTAATGCTCGAGCGTTCTGGTCGCTTGCGACAATTGCTACCGCAGATCGAATGCCGGAGGCTCTACGAGAGAAGGCGTCTCGACTTTTTGATACGCATATCGACAAGCACGCAGCAGTAAGATCACCGCGTGCCGAAGCATTCTATATTAAAGCGCTTGGTGAGTGGCTAAAGACGTATCCTGATAATGTCGCTCGACAGCGCTTCCTTGTCACTTTTGCTGATCATCTCGTTTCACTCTTTGAGCAAGTTGCTACAGACGACTGGTA is a window of Candidatus Paceibacterota bacterium DNA encoding:
- a CDS encoding glycosyltransferase, coding for MTPVAQEGAKVVFVSTYPPTECGIATFTQDLVTTFNTLYAPREQAVVLAVTYKPETDHSNTKSVIDQIYKEDVDAYAQAAHKLNTLDDVKLVSVQHEFGLYAGEYGRSIIDFLEVLEKPSVVTFHTVLPGPDKGRKQTIRTIAQATCGFVVMTETSKYILVNEYGIDDTFISIIPHGIHSMRYTLPSHAKSSVGLGGVNVLTTFGLLSRGKGIEYVIEAMPEIVRKHPDAIYQVLGATHPEVLRQEGEVYRQSLEKRVGELGLNKHVLFHNAYMSNDELLRYLKATDIYISTPLDPDQAVSGTLTYAMGAGRPVVATKFAQAKEDVTPDVGRLVDFREPDEISQAVNELLDDSELRSILGRNAYFKTRSMTWENVLLQYRRLFGGFAPNTFLEERNLPRPTLKHFHRMTDKTGMFQFAELADPDSKSGYTLDDNARALIACSWWYQRRRDGAPLSLATRYLDLMAYMMSEDGTFHNYVNHDKSFHEERNQNENLEDANARAFWSLATIATADRMPEALREKASRLFDTHIDKHAAVRSPRAEAFYIKALGEWLKTYPDNVARQRFLVTFADHLVSLFEQVATDDWYWCEPHLTYSNSVIPEALLIAGIVTGDVRYATLGFKALDFLVEHSFDGSLCAPVGQQGWFVQGGEKRQYDQQPEEVSALVQVLDLAYRISGKEQYRERRLDAFNWFLGNNSLHRFIYDHTTGGCYDGLGEGYVNLNQGAESTVTYVMARLLFEPIRKDQA